One window of the Capsicum annuum cultivar UCD-10X-F1 unplaced genomic scaffold, UCD10Xv1.1 ctg1715, whole genome shotgun sequence genome contains the following:
- the LOC124890407 gene encoding calcium uniporter protein 2, mitochondrial-like produces the protein MAFKNTLAQRLFNAYKTTGFFISACRISSSSMSARTLTPPRPDNKIAPDKEDNGILRRLIHRRFMYSSPTTSLELRSIPTGETLIEKLREMDISRSRIKLDGLLPPQEWEGKLTVADARKVLRLSQLEMVKLRLNQIEKSCISYSEFLQICSGNCLNSEQGIEFAKILDDSGTVIVLGDVVFIRPDQVVKSLQGLLPMPLANTNDPQMMEEFNQMEEDKAIIDKKAESLVRRELWCGLGYFVIQTAAFMRLTFWELSWDVMEPICFYVTSFYCMAGYTFFLKTSKEPSFEGFFQSRFVAKQKRLMKLRNFDLQRYNKLRGACYPQLSSPPGRTLTFN, from the exons ATGGCTTTCAAAAATACGCTAGCTCAGCGCCTTTTCAATGCATACAAAACTACCGGTTTTTTCATTTCCGCTTGTCGTATATCTTCATCATCAATGTCCGCCAGAACACTTACCCCTCCTCGTCCTGATAACAAAATCGCCCCAGATAAAGAAGATAATGGAATTTTACGGCGATTAATCCACCGCCGATTTATGTACTCATCTCCGACGACTTCTCTGGAGCTCCGGTCAATACCAACCGGGGAAACTCTCATCGAGAAACTCCGTGAAATGGATATAAGCAGAAGCAGGATCAAACTCGATGGACTCCTGCCGCCACAAGAGTGGGAGGGGAAGTTGACAGTGGCGGATGCGAGGAAGGTGCTAAGGTTATCACAATTGGAGATGGTGAAATTGAGGCTAAATCAGATTGAAAAGAGTTGTATTTCATACTCGGAATTTCTTCAGATTTGCTCTGGAAATTGTTTGAATAGTGAACAGGGCATCGAATTCGCGAAGATTCTAGATGATTCTGGAACTGTAATTGTTCTGGGAGACGTTGTGTTCATTCGGCCTGATcag GTAGTGAAATCCCTACAAGGCCTATTGCCTATGCCCTTGGCGAACACAAATGACCCACAAATGATGGAGGAGTTCAACCAAATGGAAGAGGACAAAGCAATAATTGACAAGAAAGCAGAGTCATTGGTGCGCAGAGAATTATGGTGTGGGCTAGGCTACTTTGTCATTCAGACAGCAGCATTCATGAGATTAACATTCTGGGAACTCTCGTGGGATGTCATGGAACCAATTTGCTTTTACGTTACATCCTTTTACTGCATGGCTGGTTATACTTTTTTCCTTAAGACCTCCAAAGAGCCTTCTTTCGAAGGATTTTTCCAGAGCCGATTTGTCGCTAAGCAAAAGCGACTCATGAAGCTTCGGAATTTCGATCTTCAAAGGTATAACAAGCTCAGAGGAGCTTGTTATCCTCAATTGTCATCGCCTCCTGGAAGAACATTAACGTTTAATTAA